The segment ttgactcCTCTTCCTATGATTACtaattactgagccgatgtgacatgtgaatttctccaatgtgagatcaataaagcttatcttatcttctaCCTATTACAACGGCGGCACCTTTATCAGGGGCACCCTGAtaagaaatgcatttaaatcaCACTGTTTATGTGATCAAAACTAAATTATTAAACTATTTCCAGTGAATACAGAATGTAGATCAgagcaaaaataatacaatggtCACTGAGGAAGACAGAAAAGTTTGAAACCGCCGGGGTTGCCGAATTAAGTGTTGTAATAGGTCCGCCACGCCTGGTGGTGGCGCAGCAACGCGGTAGCTCTGCAACCGAAGTAAAGAAAGTCACGCTGCGCATGTGCGTGGAAGTGTtgtgggaagaagaagaaagtgaCAATGGTGGGCAGTGTGACTGCTGGAGTTAAAAAAGGCACGTTTGTTTGGACCGACGAGGAGGTGGAACTTCTCCTCCGGGCAACACTGGACTACAAGAGCAGGAAAGCACAAGACAGTGTCGACTGGGAGTCCTGCAAGTCCAAATATAGCGATATATTGATGGCATTTTTGGAACAGTACCCGGTGGAAGCTGGGAACAAGGATTTCCCTCACGACGTTTCTGCCTTAACAAAGGCTCAGatcatgacaaaaataaagaatatacgAAGTAAGTACAGGCTGGCCGTGGAAACCGGACGCAGGAGTAGCCAAGGGCGCGTGTTGATTCTGTTTTATGAACTCTGTGAGGAAATCTGGGGCGGGTCTCCGGCGCCGTGCAGCATCGCCGGCGGGATCGAGAGCTCGGACCTGGTAAGCCCCCCGTCGAGCGCCTCATCGCCGACCAGGTTGGAGTGTCCGGATTCGCCACAGCCCTCCGCCGAAAGTCCACCTGCAGCGGCTGTGACCCAACGCAGAAGCAGCCTTCAGGTGAGACCCGTGACGTCACGTTGACCCGTGATAACGCGCGCGGGTCAGTGATCATACCTTCTGCTTGACTCACAATAAAGCGAATAGATATTGTTTACGTAGCAGAACTGCTCCCCCACATCATCAGTTTATGAAGTGGAATTAGATTAATTGTCGTTGATCAGTAGTATCCTATtcaggactttaaaaaaaaggctctgTAGGGGCCAACATTTTCTAAACATTCATCTCCTActgtattccaaaaaaaagtttagaaaacaaacaaaacaactggacttttttccgaagtttgaagatgtttcgcttctgAAGCAGAATGTcggggaaaaaagtccagttgttttgttattttttttacttttttttttttaatgatcttgaCCTGgatgagaatcttcaccagcagctACTGTATTATTGTGAGAAAATcctttgcactgcaaaaacggatctgaaaataagtcaaatgttcttaaagtttgtgtttttggcctagatttgagcaggtaaataatattatctgccaatggaatgagtattttgacccctaaaataagataaatagatatcctgcacttcaaataagatgatggagatgagttgttcctattttaagtgcaaaaatcttattccgttggcagatcatcttatttacctgctcaaatctaagACAGATACacccattttaagaaaatattacttatttatagtttcgtttttgcagtgtggtctTCTGAGCAGCTGACCGATATCAGTTTTATGGTACTTAAATGCTGTTATTACTGTGTTTTGTCCACGCAGTTGACTTTGCTCTGTTTCGTTCAAGGCGCAGCCGCACGGCCACAGAAGGAACACGCTGAAGAAAAAGCGACAATGCGACTACGCGGCGCACGAAGAGTtaaaactgaggaagaggaTGTTGGAGCTGATGGAGGACTCGGCAAGACGCAGCGCAGACACAATCCGTTTAATAGGCACCAGTATTGCCAGCATAAATGAAGCCATGAGTGAAAACAATTCACTGCTGAGGGCTTTAGTCCACCAGTCTCTTCCCAGGTACCAGTCAGCATCCATGTCTTCCAGCCCACACCCCGCTACCCCTGCGTATCAATCCCAGGGtgtcccccagaaaactggctaatcCTGGTGGCAGTTCTGGACTTCCGGTAATGGAAGTAACGCCTCGCCAGGCTTATAATACGGTAGGGGAAACCCTGAATCCCCACACCGTTCAGCACAGGGCAGGCCCAGCGGTACCCTACCGGGGCCCCAGCAGCTAGCGGCTTCACTCCAGTAATGTCTGCCTAATGATGACTAAAGAACTTTAACAGAAGGGTCAGTTGTTGCTCTTGTAAGCATGTTCTGTCATGcaccttttttgtatttataaagaATTGAGCTGTTTTTAGAGTTTGACAGCACAGCTTAAATTGTGTCTGTCCAGTTCCAATGTTTTAATAGCTCAATGCTACACACTACTGGAATCTATgatacagtatttttttgtttaacatttttcattattaCTGTGGGTTTTTGCTTAAAAATGTGCCTTGGGGAACTGCAAGACTGCATTTGCGTTCctgttatttattgtttgtgattgtgctgttttcttcagaaagaaataaagacatgatgtttgcaaaagcttttgttgtttttcttgtatTGGAAAAGCGCTTTTATAATGGAATGCAACATAGAACGATGTTTAACAGTTATTAAGAAGCTGACAAccccaaaattaaaaataagtacatcTGAAATCAGTACACTGTGGAAATGCACATCAAGTTTTAGAAAAACTATAGGCAATCCCTAAGGGTCAAGATATTTCATTTGTACTTTATGCACTCTCATACCCTCTGCCTCATTGCTGTCAGCGACAAAAATCTCACACTGTGGAGGGTTGTGAGCTCTCGTCGGGTTGTATGGTTCCTAAAACAGAATGTTTTTCCACAGCCTCCTTTCTGGTCTCAGTTATTGTGGAG is part of the Fundulus heteroclitus isolate FHET01 chromosome 13, MU-UCD_Fhet_4.1, whole genome shotgun sequence genome and harbors:
- the LOC105930431 gene encoding uncharacterized protein LOC105930431 isoform X1 — its product is MVGSVTAGVKKGTFVWTDEEVELLLRATLDYKSRKAQDSVDWESCKSKYSDILMAFLEQYPVEAGNKDFPHDVSALTKAQIMTKIKNIRSKYRLAVETGRRSSQGRVLILFYELCEEIWGGSPAPCSIAGGIESSDLVSPPSSASSPTRLECPDSPQPSAESPPAAAVTQRRSSLQAQPHGHRRNTLKKKRQCDYAAHEELKLRKRMLELMEDSARRSADTIRLIGTSIASINEAMSENNSLLRALVHQSLPRYQSASMSSSPHPATPAYQSQGVPQKTG
- the LOC105930431 gene encoding uncharacterized protein LOC105930431 isoform X2; translation: MVGSVTAGVKKGTFVWTDEEVELLLRATLDYKSRKAQDSVDWESCKSKYSDILMAFLEQYPVEAGNKDFPHDVSALTKAQIMTKIKNIRRNLGRVSGAVQHRRRDRELGPGKPPVERLIADQVGVSGFATALRRKSTCSGCDPTQKQPSGAAARPQKEHAEEKATMRLRGARRVKTEEEDVGADGGLGKTQRRHNPFNRHQYCQHK